The following proteins are co-located in the Tachysurus vachellii isolate PV-2020 chromosome 17, HZAU_Pvac_v1, whole genome shotgun sequence genome:
- the dynll2b gene encoding dynein, light chain, LC8-type 2b: protein MTDRKAVIKNADMTEDMQQDAVDCATQAMEKYNIEKDIAAYIKKEFDKKYNPTWHCIVGRNFGSYVTHETKHFIYFYLGQVAILLFKSG from the exons ATGACTGACAGAAAGGCCGTGATCAAGAATGCTGACATGACGGAGGACATGCAGCAGGATGCTGTGGATTGTGCCACACAGGCCATGGAGAAGTACAACATCGAGAAAGACATTGCTGCCTACATCAAGAAG GAGTTTGACAAGAAGTACAATCCCACATGGCACTGCATCGTGGGACGGAACTTCGGCAGCTACGTGACGCACGAAACGAAACACTTCATCTACTTCTATCTTGGTCAAGTGGCGATCCTGCTCTTCAAGTCAGGCTGA
- the srsf1b gene encoding serine/arginine-rich splicing factor 1B, with protein MSSGGVIRGPAGNNDCRIYVGNLPPDIRTKDVEDVFYKYGAIRDIDLKNRRGGPPFAFVEFEDPRDAEDAVYGRDGYDYDGYRLRVEFPRSGRGGGRGGAGAPRGRYGPPSRRSEYRVIVSGLPPSGSWQDLKDHMREAGDVCYADVFRDGTGVVEFVRKEDMTYAVRKLDNTKFRSHEGETAYIRVKVDGPRSPSYGRSRSRSRSRSRSRSNSRSRSFSPRRSRGSPRYSPRHSRSRSRT; from the exons ATGTCTAGCGGTGGAGTGATCCGAGGCCCTGCGGGAAACAACGACTGTCGGATTTACGTGGGGAATCTGCCTCCTGACATCCGCACCAAAGACGTCGAGGATGTGTTTTACAAATACGGAGCGATACGTGATATCGACCTGAAAAACAGAAGAGGAGGACCGCCTTTCGCTTTTGTCGAGTTTGAGGACCCCAG AGATGCAGAAGATGCTGTGTATGGAAGAGATGGTTATGACTACGATGGCTATCGCTTGCGTGTGGAGTTCCCCAGGAGTGGCAGAGGTGGGGGAAGAGGTGGAGCTGGGGCTCCCAGAGGCAGATACGGCCCTCCGTCCCGGCGCTCAGAGTATAGGGTCATAGTTTCAG GACTCCCTCCTAGCGGAAGCTGGCAGGACCTAAAGGATCACATGCGTGAAGCAGGTGATGTATGTTACGCTGATGTTTTCCGAGATGGCACCGGTGTTGTGGAGTTTGTGCGCAAAGAAGACATGACCTACGCAGTGCGAAAGCTGGATAACACTAAGTTCCGGTCCCACGAG GGCGAGACAGCTTACATCCGCGTAAAGGTGGACGGCCCACGCAGCCCGAGCTATGGGCGCTCACGCTCTCGTAGCCGAAGCCGGAGCCGGAGCCGAAGCAACAGCCGAAGCCGCAGCTTCTCACCACGCCGCAGCAGAGGATCTCCACGTTACTCACCCCGTCACAGCCGCTCTCGCTCCCGCACTTAA
- the heatr6 gene encoding HEAT repeat-containing protein 6 — MAAGVTSFDLSSFICCDRDLPGFQPGPSSAHAARSTLLSEELLFSRCYSKLKALRPADSLSFKTELNLLFDQLMSENYSSSFTNENIRAQDVCALLVHASRLVPHSQEHLVVKLCQLMHKLLNQLQIIVDEEALDVLVSYCIRTLHMCSPWTHTEVLLGLSSVLYANGARCYRHLPELLGQNGILLKYADPSQSDVALQRCALHCMANICVCIPGNPFLEDPYKGVCYRIFLQTLQSRKRSSVEDLVFCSLLQSSLKGIQYFLNGGKWKAGPDQDLGSLLAVLKKYMFHGLPGINVEMPPVLYPALLPQYDTVTKTEPVQDEPAPRKSSASQQNKKRKSRGKGKKAKEERKTEDGVEDGEDEEPGSRPLKNGANREPGQGKLQTVWSQKSTDISLPLQPEAKTQLYPSWKKGSSDSEFSDPDGGMASKLRLYLARVRQSALHCFLALVKCVEKKVLYGYWTSFIPDAPSIGSPPSLTLLTIALKDPSPKVRAASLQVLSALLEGSRQFLSAAEDTSTPRQAFTPYSVTLASSLRELHRCLMLALLAESSSQTLTQVIKCLAHLVSNVPYRRLRPGLLSPLWKQIRPYIRHRDVNVRVSSLTLLGAMLSSQAPLPEVQLLLKQPSSGSRDRDNNTCMDIKGAEEGPCWLLQLCVALVTQPREDSCSDSDTATATSGSLEPSPVRLEALQVLAHLVKGYFCLAQTSLMELEQLSARCLREQDPSVQLHGAKLLEELGIGIIQQYRADPSTSENVSPVPVSQMVQFWSVVLTGPLIGALQNEQHPTLQTSACDMLSSILPQAFSQLPDKTQVLCITVLLGLTYSENSLVKAAAVRALGVYILFPCLREDVMFVADTANAILSVLDDRSPNVRAKAAWSLGNLTDTLIVNMESVGLDFQEELSDMLLLKMLRSATQASADKDRVKSNAVRSLGNLLHFLQPVHMSKPAFAQPVDQAMRILIDTARGDATMKVRWNSCYALGNAFQNPALPLGTAVWSTEAYSALSTIVTSCKNFKVRIKSAAALSVPAKRDCYGDEKQFSEVWRALTQALVHSEETQDFLEYRYCASLRSELCHALLHLLCLCRASDLPAIGASLSDEVTPALHGFLVDYLANVSVSVVSGHNIVNEDAGCQKEPTDRLKLLDQTLIRLRELEGDFKTGSRSDLDIVMGFLENVTKTCEGLKVSDGPDTTGNNPP, encoded by the exons ATGGCTGCCGGGGTAACTTCATTCGATTTGAGCTCGTTTATATGTTGTGATCGAGATTTACCTGGATTTCAGCCCGGACCTTCTTCAGCTCATGCGGCACGGAGCACTTTACTGTCGGAGGAGCTTCTGTTCAGTCGCTGCTACAGTAAACTAAAAGCCCTGCGACCCGCTGACAGCCTGAGCTTCAAAACTGAACTCAACCTTCTGTTCGACCAGCTGATGTCTGAAAACTACAGCAGCAGCTTCACAAATGAAAACATACGAGCACAA GACGTGTGTGCGCTGCTTGTGCACGCGAGCCGATTGGTGCCTCACAGCCAAGAACATCTGGTTGTCAAACTGTGCCAGTTGATGCACAAGCTTCTGAACCAGCTACAG ataATTGTGGACGAGGAGGCGTTGGATGTGCTTGTGTCATACTGCATACGTACTCTGCACATGTGCAGCCCATGGACACACACGGAGGTTCTGCTCGGTCTCTCCTCAGTGCTGTACGCCAATGGAGCCAGGTGTTATCGT caccttCCAGAACTTCTCGGGCAGAATGGTATTCTTCTGAAGTATGCTGACCCCAGTCAGAGTGACGTAGCGCTTCAACGCTGTGCTCTACACTGCATGGCTAATATTTGCGTCTG TATTCCTGGTAATCCCTTTCTGGAAGATCCATACAAAGGAGTGTGTTACAGAATTTTCCTGCAGACTCTTCAGTCACGGAAGCGGTCCAGCGTGGAAGATCTCGTCTTCTGTTCG ttgttgcAAAGTTCTCTGAAAGGGATACAGTATTTCCTGAATGGAGGAAAATGGAAGGCGGGTCCTGATCAGGACCTGGGCTCCCTCTTGGCTGTGCTGAAG AAATACATGTTCCATGGACTGCCAGGGATAAATGTGGAGATGCCTCCTGTTCTGTACCCGGCGCTTCTGCCTCAGTACGACACAGTAACCAAAACCGAACCCGTGCAGGACGAGCCGGCTCCGAGGAAATCCTCAGCG TCCCAACAGAATAAAAAGCGAAAGTCTCGTGGGAAAGGGAAGAAAGCCAAAGAAGAGAGGAAGACGGAGGATGGAGTAGAGGACGGTGAGGATGAGGAGCCAGGTTCGAGGCCTTTGAAGAACGGAGCGAACAGAGAACCAGGACAAGGAAAGCTGCAGACTGTCTGGTCTCAAAAATCTACAGACATCAGTCTGCCTCTCCAGCCAGAAGCAAAAACTCAACTTTACCCCTCCTGGAAGAAAGGGAGCTCTGACTCTGAGTTCTCTGATCCTGATGGAGGAATGGCCTCCAAACTCAG ACTGTACCTGGCTCGAGTGCGTCAGAGTGCTCTGCATTGTTTCCTGGCCTTAGTGAAGTGTGTGGAAAAGAAGGTTTTGTATGGCTACTGGACCTCCTTCATCCCTGATGCTCCAAGCATTGGAAGTCCTCCTTCTCTTACCCTCCTCACCATTGCTCTCAAAGACCCGTCTCCTAAG GTGCGAGCTGCATCTCTTCAGGTGCTCTCCGCGTTACTGGAAGGTTCTCGTCAGTTTCTCTCAGCGGCCGAGGACACCAGCACCCCCCGGCAGGCTTTTACGCCGTACTCCGTGACGCTGGCTTCCAGTTTGAGGGAGCTGCACCGCTGCCTTATGCTCGCTCTGCTAGCCGAGTCTTCCTCCCAGACCCTCACGCAGGTCATAAAG TGCCTTGCCCACTTAGTGTCCAACGTGCCCTACAGACGCTTAAGGCCAGGTTTGCTCAGCCCTCTGTGGAAACAGATTCGCCCGTACATCCGGCACAGGG ACGTGAACGTACGTGTGTCCAGCCTCACTCTGCTGGGTGCGATGCTCTCCTCTCAGGCTCCACTGCCTGAAGTGCAGCTCCTCCTGAAACAGCCTTCCTCTGgaagcagagacagagacaataACACTTGTATGGACATCAAGGGGGCAGAGGAGGGTCCATGCTGGCTGTTGCAGCTGTGTGTGGCTCTGGTTACTCAGCCCAGAGAGGATTCCTGCTCTGACAGCGACACGGCAACGGCGACCTCTGGCTCACTGGAGCCGTCTCCTGTCCGACTCGAGGCGCTTCAG GTCCTGGCACATCTGGTGAAGGGTTATTTCTGTTTGGCTCAGACGTCTTTGATGGAGTTGGAGCAGCTCAGTGCTCGTTGTCTCAGAGAACAGGATCCATCTGTGCAGTTACACGGAGCGAAG CTGTTGGAGGAACTGGGCATCGGAATCATCCAGCAGTATCGAGCCGATCCCAGCACCTCTGAGAACGTCAGCCCTGTTCCAGTGAGCCAG ATGGTACAGTTCTGGTCTGTCGTTTTGACCGGGCCGCTGATCGGAGCCTTACAGAACGAGCAACACCCGACGCTGCAGACGAGCGCATGCGACATGCTGTCTTCCATCTTACCACAGGCCTTCAGCCAGCTTCCG GACAAAACTCAGGTTCTGTGCATCACGGTGTTGCTCGGGCTGACCTACAGCGAGAACTCCTTGGTGAAAGCGGCAGCAGTGAGGGCTCTAGGTGTCTATATTCTCTTCCCCTGTCTCCGAGAG gaCGTGATGTTTGTGGCAGACACGGCTAACGCCATCCTCAGCGTTCTGGACGATCGCTCACCCAATGTCCGTGCCAAGGCTGCCTGGTCGCTAGGCAACCTCACCGACACACTCATCGTCAACAT GGAATCTGTTGGACTGGATTTTCAAGAGGAGCTCTCTGACATGCTGCTTCTAAAGATGCTCAGATCTGCCACCCAGGCGTCTGCTGACAAGGACAGG GTAAAGAGTAACGCCGTGCGATCTCTAGGGAACCTCCTGCACTTCCTGCAGCCGGTGCATATGAGTAAGCCAGCGTTTGCTCAGCCTGTTGATCAGGCCATGAGGATTCTTATAGACACAGCCAGAGGAGACGCTACCATGAAGGTGCGCTGGAATTCCTGCTATGCTCTGGGCAACGCTTTCCAAAACCCTGCCTTGCCTCTGG GCACTGCGGTGTGGTCTACCGAGGCCTACTCCGCTCTCTCGACCATCGTCACGTCCTGCAAGAACTTCAAAGTCCGCATCAAATCCGCCGCTGCTCTGTCTGTCCCCGCTAAACGGGACTGCTACGGAGATGAGAAGCAGTTCAGCGAAGTCTGGCGAGCCTTGACGCAAGCTCTCGTACACAGCGAAGAAACCCAGGATTTCCTTGAATACCGTTACTGTGCCAGCTTGCGTTCTGAGCTCTGCCACGCTCTCCTTCACCTCCTGTGCCTGTGCCGAGCCAGCGATCTTCCTGCGATCGGAGCGTCGCTGAGCGACGAGGTTACACCCGCGCTGCACGGCTTCTTGGTCGATTACCTCGCCAACGTTTCTGTTTCTGTAGTATCTGGGCACAATATCGTTAACGAAGACGCAGGATGTCAGAAGGAGCCTACAGACAGACTGAAGCTCCTGGATCAGACTCTAATCAGACTGAGAGAGCTGGAAGGGGATTTTAAAACAGGAAGCAGGTCTGATCTGGACATAGTGATGGGATTCTTAGAGAATGTAACAAAGACCTGTGAAGGGTTGAAGGTGTCGGACGGACCGGACACGACAGGCAACAACCCGCCGTAG